The Oryza brachyantha chromosome 7, ObraRS2, whole genome shotgun sequence genomic interval tgccAGCTTTCAAATACAGTAATACTCTTGAGGTTAGTATAAAGAActattaattaaagaaaatcgGGCTTGGAAACCAATTTTATGACTTTGATACTTGTCTATCGGGCCGTAAATCTACACCTTTGATCACTTTTGATACATCATTTGGACGATCAAGATTGTTTTtaccttttctcttctctgttTAACGTGTGATTTTCTAgatatttcaaataatatataaatttctagCTTTTTCAACCTCTTAGGATTAATATGGGGCTTCTTAGAGAGCCTCCAATTACTCTATAAAGATGTCTTCAGAAAATACTGTATGCATCTAAATACTACAACTGTACTAGGAAGGGGGGCGGAAGGCCAAGTGTACAGACGTACTTCGCAAAAGGGTGGTTATGAATGTGCTGTCAACATATGCACGTCAAGAAAACCAACTAATGATGAGCCTAGGTAATAATCCTTGTCttagttttctaataaaaacaatgaaGTCCAAATGTGACTCTTTTTATCCTCTAGAGTCTAATAATTTAGTTGCCATTTTTGTTAAACCAGGGAAGCAAGAATCATGAAGATGATGTATCACCCCAATGTGAGGAGACTAGCCATTGCTTGGAAAGAGGAGAAGGAAGGAATTCAATCGGTTTTACTTGGCACAGGAATTGTGCAGATGGTATTACGATATACTTTTGTCGaccttgtttcttttcttggttATTCATTGAAGCCACAATCTAGTAATTTATTGAAATTATAATCATTTTCAGCACCTACGATGACTATATAGAGAAGAAAGAACACATCAATGCAAAGCTGCAGTCATTCAAGCTGATAGTTCTTGGACTAATCTATCTCCATCAGCAAGGGATAATTCACAGGGATCTCAAGCCGGACAATATCTTCTTGGGCAACTTAAAGCAGATCAAAATTGGAGATTTTGGCAGTGGTAagtaataaaaacatattggGTAAATTTCCTATATACACCTAAAAACATACTCAATCTCTTATGTACTCCCGAAATTTACCCGATCCTTTTTTATCCTTGAAATATTAACTGTTCCCTTCCATGCCCCTGTCTTTACATTTTCCTTGTTTCATAGTTAAGTTTGTGACAATTGTCTTTAATGCCCTCGATGATTTAGGTTTGAATATAAGCTTGAAAAACAattgaaatttttgtttggGTGCATAGTGTGTGCATTGTACGTAACTAACGAGACTATATAATTAgtgtagaaaattttgacataaattttaaaataaaaaacataaaaataattttttatttgaaatttaatataacaatatattttttatcggaacactcttaaaaaatatcatgaacATTGCTAGTCCTATCTTTGTACGAACACTCCTTATTttgatgaattttaaaaaacaaaataaatgcatttttttattttattatctataaataatttttttcataaataatgtatCGGTAGCAAACTAATAACTACTAATAGACGCATgcgataaacttttatattttcaataatgTAATTCGTAAATTTCTATGTTCATCCAAAGGGTAAAACGGTcaattatatagaaattagacGGTCACCTGATGGTCAACTGATGTAAGGGGCATAGAAGagatcaaaattaaatttttagggtATACAAGGAAGTAAGCAAATTTCAGGCGCATAGAAAATATTAGCCAAAATTCTAAGTGTATACAAAGGATTATCCCTTTATTATAAGTGTCGTCTATGTAATATTTTGGCTGGTCTTTTATATGGCGTGAGTCTACGTAGTACTTAAGTGTCATTCAAGTAAAAAAACTATCTcgttattaaaatataaacatttttaatttatttagcaTCAGGTAGACTAAGcagatataaaaatactttttagtcacttcaataatcaacttttaattttaaattgattagatcTCATTTCTAAGTATCTAATTGGTTTTCAAATCGCTTATCATCTCAATACAGTATGTCATTATTTTTCCAATAGGGGCTTTTATTGGGTCACCATCTTGTCCGGGTGGTCGTCAATTCTGGGGTACCGAGCTATATGCGTCCTCTGAGCTGCAGAGCGCAAGTGCTCACAATCAGAAGGTAACATTCACTATTCTTTTACATTTCATAACTGACAATCTAAACATCGGATTAATATTGTAATGTACACTGCATTAAATTAGTGGCTCCCTTCGTTTGCAGTTACAACTAGGGATGACAATCCGGGTACGGGTACCGGGTACCCGACCCGACGAGAACGGATACCATTTTTTATCCACGGGTATGGCCACGGGTGTTTTTTCCCACCCGCGGGTAACCCGGGTATCCGAATGTAGCCCACATTGAATTTTGGCTAAAAACTTATTACGTTATTGTGATGTACTCCTTTTTAGCTAAAACTCTGATGTGACCTATGTCTTAAACTTTTGTTGTGTGATGCAATATTGAATGACTGAATCTGAACATCAGATAATATGCTTTATGCCGCTATTATTGCTACAATTAGTTGTATTTGTTGgagtattttattatgagcaatatgttatatttgttgAACTTTTCATGTGTGATGCAATATTGTATTATGTGCAAtatgtttagcttttttatatgttggaatgattattttgatgtgattttgACATGTGAAATGATAGACCCGACAGGTACCTGATACTTGCTTGGTACCCAACGGGTATGGGTACGTGTATCATATTTTACTAGCGGGCATGAGTACGGGTAGGGAATTCTACCCGCAGCCTTCTAGTTTGCGGGCGAGTAATTGCTTTACCCGCACCAAACCTGGCCTGTTGCCATCCTAGTTACAActtcttataaaccaaaatttgaatgttagaacttgattttgtgattGTTTTTCGTCATGGTATATTTTACacattttgcttttgagtcgttatggatataaatataaaagttttacctgtaattatttttcatttgctaaaacgtatttttttcttttgttctaaGATGTGAAACGATGGGGGTGATATATAGGTATATGTATGAAAAACGTGTTTTtgcctatatattttttcttgcttatgaaataacattttttataaaaaatatttattattcgTTCTTGTTTTTATAGACAGACGTTTTTAGTCTGGGAGTGATATATTTCGAGCTCTTTGGAACTTCTAAGAGTCGTTCTGAAAGATTAAAGAGATTGGAGGAActtcaaaaacttttaaaaagtCACAAGTGGAAAACAAAACCACATGAGACCTGGCTAAAATCCAATCTCTCCAAAGGGTGGAGTGGAAAtgagaaactcctgatttggatGCTTGAGAATGCACCAGCGCGTCGCCCATCCTGTACCGATATATTGGTACGTATATAGTTAACCCAACAGCATTTCTTTGGCAAGTTTGTGTTTATTTGTGTTtgcttaagtttttttttgtttgttttcacaGCGCGTGCTTCTCTCCGAGCCAAGAAAGTGAACTAATGTGGCTATATATGATAGAGCAGTGATAGGCGGTACCAACGGAAGTACGACAAGATGCTGTTGTGAATAGTTTGCAGTTGTCCTGGCAGTGCTAGGCATTGATACACTGTCACAGTTTTTGTTACagtactttcttttttttttgaagaagtTACACTACTACTTTAAAGTCCTATGTTTCTGCTTGGTGGTTAATTTGCTAAACAGTGCTATGTTTCCGCTTGGTGGTTAATTTGCTTTTCGTTTGTCTGCTTGTTtagcaaaaatatttgtgacaACGGCGATCGACAATGCCTTGCGATCACGACCATGTTCTGATGAGTGCAATCACCGTATGGCCGGCCGTCGGGACGTGCCGTGTCCTCCGAGACGCGTATACCTACTGTTGACGTGACTGGACTCGAGACGTGCAGAGACGTTTCTTGGTCAGTGCATGATCTGCTGGAAACACCAaacttaggccctgtttaattgtttatagCTCTCAAAAACTTCTGTTAAAAaggcatcgaatttttagacgcATAAATTAAGCATTGAgtatattaaaactaattacatggaagaaattgcaagacgaatcttttaatcctaattaggatatgattagccgtaagtgctacagtaatcaacatgtgctgatgatggattaattagactcaaaagattcgtctcgcggtttcgagacggaatctgaaatttgtttttttatttgtgtccaaaaacctaTTCCGacgtccgatcaaacgttcgacgtgatttttttgccaaaaattttcggTACCTAAACATGGCTTTTAACTGTCGGACCCTCTGCCTGATTGTCTCCCGATTGTTACGCTCCTCCTCGATCGCGAGCCAGATGTTTCCCTAGCCTGCAAGGCTGTAAAGTTCAGGCCTTCAGGGGAAAGAAGCCACAAGACAATATCCAAACTTAAGGTTTGAGTAGCATATGACCAGATGTTGAAAACCAATATCCAATGTACAGATCGTAAGCGGCCAATGCTTCTCAAAATTCTAGCAAAGCACACGACGAATACACCGTTTGCTAATTGCTATTCGGCACTCCCTCGCAAATGCTTGCACCTGCAGACTGCCTCGGGCTCCAAGTTTCAACTGAACTTTACTGAATCTGATATGTTTGCTTTCGTAAATGCCACTGATATATTTACTGAATCTGATGTATTTGCTTTCATAAATGCCACCGATCCAGATCAGTTATTTGTCGTGCTTATAACACAAGTGCCAGCAGATAGCCAGTGCATGATACTTAAAACTCTCATcatttaaaaaagtcaaaca includes:
- the LOC121055013 gene encoding LOW QUALITY PROTEIN: interferon-induced, double-stranded RNA-activated protein kinase-like (The sequence of the model RefSeq protein was modified relative to this genomic sequence to represent the inferred CDS: inserted 2 bases in 1 codon): MRLQHRPRSNLGIEGGKLLNMTSLGVIPKPPVAEHVKEKSRWEWKSTWSFNMKEIQNSGNKSLLMDNARHNQRCIQYKGFIDKKIAEEFDVSMKSHFSVLQSLGRGAEGQVYRRTSQKGGYECAVNICTSRKPTNDEPREARIMKMMYHPNVRRLAIAWKEEKEGXFNRFYLAQELCRCTYDDYIEKKEHINAKLQSFKLIVLGLIYLHQQGIIHRDLKPDNIFLGNLKQIKIGDFGSGK